The genome window TAATCCTCACCAATGAAAAAATTTATTGTTGTGGTGATCCTGTTTCTGGGAATTGCAGTGGTGGCGCTCAGTTTAAGCGAACTTGAAACCCTGCTCGAAACACTCCAGCGCGCGAGTTTAAGGTTCTTTTTCCTGGCGATCCTCGTACAGTTCCTGTGGTTTTACACCAGCGGGCGCATGTATCAGTCCATTTTTCATTTGCTCGGCGTGCACGAATCGATCCTCACGTTGAGCCGCATTGCCGTCGCGGCGAACTTTGTCAACGTGGTCGCACCCACTGCGGGCGTGGGAGGAGTCGCGCTTTTCGCGTCCGAAGCACGCCGCCGCGGACATCCCGCCGGCAAAGCGACCGTCGCCGCTGCGTTATTCCTCCTGCTCGACCAGGCCGCATTCCTGGTCGTCCTCGCACTGGGATTGATCGTGCTGTTCCGCCGCAACGACCTGGATGCGGGCGAAATATCGGCCTCGCTTTTTTTGTTCTGCATTGCGCTTGTGTATGCCTTTGTTCTATATCTTGGTTATCGTTCAGAGAGGAGATTGGGGAACCTGCTGGCGAAGGTCGCGCGCGCGATCAACCGGGTTGTAAAATTTTTTCGCAAGAAGGAATACCTGAGCGAGGTGCGCGCATATGCGTTTGCACATGAAGTTGCGGATGGTTTCTCCGGCCTGACCGAAAAACCGTCCAGCCTGATGCGGCCCATCCTGTGGGGTATTTTCAACAAGACCCTGTTGATGTTGATTTTGAGCTTTTGCTTTTTATCTTTTCGAGTCCCGTTCTCCGCGGGGACGATCATCGCCGGCTTTTCCATTGCCTATCTTTTTTTGATCGTTTCCCCCACACCTTCCGGCATTGGAATTGTGGAAGGTGTCATGCCGCTGGCCCTGGCTTCCCTGCGCGTCAACTGGAGTCAGGCGGTCGTCATCACGCTCACGTATCGCGCAGTCACCTTTTGGATTCCGTTGATGGTCGGCGCCTGGGCGTTCCGCTCATTGCATACCGAAGCAAGCCTGCCGCAAAAAAGCACATCTTAAACTTGAACACTCTCCAGCCTTTGTTTGACTTTTGGAAACAGGACGCGGACACCGCGCCGAATTTCGCCGCATGGAGGACAACCCCGCCGCGCGCCGCGCAGACGCAGCCCTTCCCGACCGATCTGCCTGCTCCCCTTCGAGGGACATTATCCTCCCGCAACATTCATTCGCTCTATTCCCATCAATTTTCCGCCTGGGCTTATGTCCACGCAAATAAGAACATCATCCTTGCCAGTGGTACAGCCAGCGGCAAGACGCTTGCCTACAATTTGCCGGTGCTCGCGGAAATGCTCCAAAACCCCGAAGCGCGCGCCCTCTATCTCTTCCCCACCAAAGCCCTTGCGCAAGACCAACTATCCACACTTCAAAACCTGACACCTGACACTTGGAACCTGACACATGCCATCTATGACGGCGACACCCCTCAATCCCAACGTCCCACCATTCGCAAGACTGCCCGCATCATATTAAGCAACCCCGACATGCTCCACACCGGTATCCTCCCGCATCATGCCAACTGGGGCGATTTCTTCTCCCATCTCAGATTCATCGTCATTGACGAGGCGCACACGTACCGCGGAGTTTTTGGCTCGCATGTCGCCAATGTCATTCGCAGGTTGAAGCGCGTGGCGAATTTTTACGGCGCAAAACCACAATTCATCCTCGCATCCGCCACGATCGGCAACCCGAAGGAACTCGCGGAAGCACTCATCGAAGAATCCGTCGAGCTTGTGGAGGATGACGGTTCCTCGCGCGGCGAGCGTCACTTCATCATTTACAATCCGCCCGTTACGGATGCGGCATTGGGTTTGCGAAAAAGCAGCCTGCTCGAAAGCGTGAGACTGGCATCTGATTTGTTTTCGCGGGATATTCAATCCGTCGTCTTTGCGCGGACGAGAAGAACGGTGGAAATACTGCTTACCTATTTGCAAGAGTTTCCCTCTCCTTCTGGGAGACGGGCTGGGGGTGATGGGAAAATCCGCGGTTATCGCAGCGGCTACCTCCCGCACCAGCGCCGCGAGATCGAGCAGGGGCTGCGCGACGGCTCGGTCAAAACCGTGGTCGCCACCAACGCCCTCGAACTCGGGATAGATATCGGCGGATTGGGCGCGGCGATCCTCGTCGGTTATCCGGGCACCATTGCCAGCGCGAGACAACAGGCAGGCAGGGCGGGACGCGGGGATGATCCTGCCGTGTCGGTTTTGGTCGCGTCGCCCAATCCGCTGGATCAATTTCTTGCACATCATCCCGAATATTTTTTTGGGAGATCGCCCGAACAGGCGTTGGTGAATCCAAATCATCTGTTGATTTTGCTTGAGCATTTGCGCTGTGCCATGTTTGAACTGCCGTTTCAGCAGGGCGAGGGATTTGGCTCATTGTCGTGGGAATTGATCGAGGCGTACCTTCAATTCCTGCTTTCCAATAACGAAGCGCATTTCTCGAATGAAAAATACTACTGGATGCAGGATGCCTATCCCGCCGCGAATATTTCCCTGCGCTCTGCTTCGCCGAAAAGTGTGGTGCTTCAGGCAACCGCAGATGATGGACGGCCGACGACGATCGGCACTGTGGACGGCGAATCCGCTGCGTGGATGGTCCACCCCGGCGCGATCTACATGCATGAAGGACAGCAGTATTTTGTACAGGACCTCAACTTGGAAAACCACATCGCGCAGTTGATCCCCGTCGGGCTGGATTACTATACCGAATCCCAGCAGCGTTCCGAAATACAGGTGTTGAATGAAACAGCGCAAGCCGCCGTCCCCGGCGGCGGGATTGGGTATGGTGAAATCCAAGTCACCACCCAGGTCGTCGGATTTAAAAAACTGCGCTGGTTCACGTATGAAAATCTGGGGGAGGAACTGCTGGACATGCCTCCCTCCGAATTGCAGACGACCGGCTACTGGCTGACCCTGTCCGAAGAGACCCTCCTGCATCTGCGTGAAGCGGGCGCATGGACCAACGACCCCAACGACTACGGACCCAACTGGCAAAAAGTTCGCGCAACTGTCCGAAAACGGGACCAGTTCAAATGTCAGGTGTGCGGCGCGGTCGAATCCACGCGTGACCATGACGTGCACCACAAAACCCCGTTCCGCACATTCACGTCCATTGTAGAAGCGAACCGCCTGGAAAACCTGACCACGCTCTGCCGCACCTGTCATCAAAAAGTGGAACAGAACGTGCGCATGCGCAGCGGCCTGGGTGGCCTGGGATTTGTGCTTGGCAACCTTGCGCCGCTGTTCCTGATGTGTGACGCGGGCGACTTGGGGGTATATTCTGAACCTGCATGGTCTGCTGTTGATGGTAAACCATCCATAGTTCTGTATGACCTTGTCCCTGCGGGAATTGGTTTTAGTCAGAAATTATTTGAAATCCATGATGAATTAATGCAGCGCGCATTTGAGCTGGTCAGTCACTGCGAATGTGAAGACGGCTGTCCCTCCTGCGCCGGCCCCGGCGGCGAGAACGGCATGGGCGGGAAAATTGAAACACTTGCGATCTTGAAGGAGTTGATTGGCGCGGGATGAAACCGGCATTGGAAGTACTCACAGCCTTTCTCAAACTTGGTTTTACCGCCTTTGGCGGTCCCGCCGCGCACATCGGCATGTTTCGCGATGAATTCGTCCGCCGCCGCAAATGGCTTGCGGATGAGGAGTTTCTTGACCTGCTTGCGGCGACCAACCTGATCCCCGGCCCGAACTCCACCGAGATGGCGATTCACATCGGTTATTTGCGCGCAGGCTGGGCGGGGATGATCGCAGGAGGAATGGGCTTCACCCTGCCCGCGATGTTCATTGTGCTTGCATGCGCCTGGTTGTACGTCGAGTACGGCTCCATGCCGCAAGCCGCGGGTCTTCTGGATGGAGTCAAACCGGTTGTGATCGCCGTCATTTTGCAGGCGCTTTTTGAACTGGGACGCAAGGCGTTGAAAAGCGGAGGGAGCATTGCGCTCGCCATTGCATGCATCGCCCTGTATTTTTCCGGCGTGAATGAGATTCTGCTTCTCTTTGCGGGCGGATTGATCGTCATGTTGATAAAAAACTGGAACCGCCTGCGCGGAGGGACGATTTCGGTCGTTCTTCCGCTTCTTCTCACGCCGATGCTTGCTCCGGTTTCATTCAGCATGTCCACCCTCTTTCTGATCTTCCTGAAAATCGGCGCGGTCCTTTATGGAAGCGGTTATGTGCTGGTCGCCTTCCTGCGCGCGGACTTTGTCGAACGTCTTGGCTGGCTGACGGAACAACAATTGATTGACGCGATTGCCGTCGGGCAGATCACGCCCGGTCCGTTGTTCACATCCGCGACCTTCATTGGTTATTTGCTGGGGGGAGTCCCCGCCGCGCTGATTGCCACGCTGGGCATCTTCCTGCCTTCTTATATCTTCGTTGCCATCAGCAGTCCCATCATCCCAAAACTGCGGCACTCCCCCTGGGCTGGCGCTCTGCTGGATGGCGTCATCGTCGCCTCGCTGAGTTTGATGGCGGCGGTCACATTCCAACTTGGGCAGGCTTCACTGGTTGAACTTCCCTCGGTGATATTATTTGTTCTGTCCGCCGCCCTGATGATTCGATTCAAGGTCAGTTCCACCTGGTTGATCATCGGCGGGGCGTTGATCGGCTTGTTATTCATGTGAGCGGAAAATGACCCATCGCAAAGACATCATCCTGTTATTCGCCACCCGCATCATCCGCATGTTCTTTTACGGCTCGCTCGCGGTGATCCTCGTGCTGTACCTCATCGAAGCGGGACTTTCCGAAAAGCAGGTTGGTTTGCTGTTCACGCTTACACTGATCGGCGATGCGGGCATCTCGCTCTGGCTCACCACTCATGCAGACCGCTTCGGGCGCAAACGCACGCTGCTGATCGGCGCGTTGCTCATGCTCGGCGCGGGGCTGGTCTTTGTCCTGACGAAAAATCTCTTCATCCTCACGTTTGCGGCAATCATCGGCGTCATCAGCCCGAACGACAAGGAGATCGGTCCCTTCCTTGCGGTGGAGCAGGCGGGGCTGACTCAACTCGTTTCGGATAGATCGCGTACAAGACTCTTTGCATGGTACAACCTGGGCGGGTCGTTTTCGTCCGCATTTGGCGCGCTGGGGAGTGGATGGCTGGCACAGTACTTCCTGTCAAATGGCTGGACGGCATTCGAGTCATACCGCTTCATCCTTATCGGATATGCGCTTGGCGGTTTCATTCTGGCGATCATGTTTCTGAGCATATCTCCCGCCATCGAAGCCGCGCAAACGCAAAATCACGACAAAAAAGTTCTGGGGCTGCATCGCTCGCGGAACGTCGTTTTCAAGCTCAGCGCATTGTTTTCTCTCGATGCTTTTGCAGGCGGACTGATCATACAAAGTTTCATGGCGTATTGGTTTCACGCCAAATTTGGCGTGGATACGGGAGTCCTCGGAAGTATCTTCTTCGGCGCGAACATCCTCGCGGGCGTCTCGGCATTGCTTGCCGTCAAACTCGCAGAAAAGATCGGGTTGATCAACACAATGGTCTTCACGCACATCCCATCCAATATCCTGTTGATGCTCGTGCCGTTGATGCCGACGCTTCCGCTCGCCATCGGTGTCCTGCTGCTGCGCTTCAGCATCTCCCAGATGGATGTGCCCACGCGTCAATCTTACACGGTGGCGGTTGTGGCGCCGGACGAACGTTCCGCCGCAGCGGGGGTGACCGCCATCGCCCGATCCGTTGGTTCCGCCCTTTCCCCGTCGCTGACGGGTTTGTTCTTCAGCATCCCCTTTTTGTTCAGCGCACCGTTTTTCTTCTCCGGCGGAATGAAAATAGTTTACGATTTATTATTGTTCAGGGAATTTCGTTCGGTGAAACCGCCGGAAGAAACGCATGGATAATGCCCCTGACAAAATAGGGGAAAGCGCAACTACCCTATTTGGCTTCAAATGGCATACAATGTTTTCAAGTTGCAAATTCTCTTTTCGTGGTTTTTCAAAACTCGGAGCGGGCACTCCGTGTTTTGAGCTTAAGTGACATAGCCGCGGATGGTCATTCAGAAGATAAATAAGGGAATCCTCCCCTGTTTTATCCGGGGAGGATTCCCCTGCATTTAACTGGCTTTAATCTTTAGAATGGAAGAAAGGGATTCCAAATCCCTAGCTCCATGAGCGGAACGGACGCCAAATCGAAACCGTTCATGGTGTATTCCCAAAACATTAAGGAGAATGCCATGTCAAAGAAGACAATCTTGATCCTTGCATCAGGTGTTCTATTGCTGGCGCTTGCCCTGGCTGGTTGTGCCGGACCTGTCGGACCGCAAGGTCCACAAGGCGACCCAGGACCTGCTGGTCCTCCCGGTCCAGCGGTAGGGGCAATGGGCGCGGAGTATGTTGGTTCCGCTGCCTGTTCAGAGTGCCATCAAGAGCTTTATGACACCTTCATGATGTCAGGTCATCCGTGGAAATTGAATAAGGTTGTAGACGGTAAACAACCCGACTATCCATTTGCAGCAGAGCGGGGTGAAATCCCCCTGCCCGAGGGCTACACATGGGATGATATTTCCTATGTGATCGGCGGGTATAACTGGAAGGTTCGTTTCATGGACCAGGACGGGTACATTATCACCTCGCCCAAAGGTGAAGCCCCTGATGCCGAGGCGCACAAGGACTATCTAAACCAGTGGAACTATGCCAACAAGGATGTGGGCAAGGATGGCGGCTGGGTGCTGTACAACTCCGGCAAGAAGAAGGTCTATGATTGCGGAACCTGTCACACCACCGGTTACTCCGCCTGGCCCCCAGATGCCCATCAGGATGACTTGGAAGGTATCGTAGGCACTTGGGCTGAGCCTGGGATCCAGTGCGAAGCCTGCCATGGACCTGGAAGCCAGCATGCCGAGGAGCCTCACGGTTTTGCGTTACAAGTCGAACGCTCTTCTGCATTGTGCGGCGAATGTCATGACCGCGGCGCCCAGGAGTTTGTGGATGCCAAAGGCGGCTTCATCGAGCATCACGAGCAATATGAGGAGCTCTTCCAGTCCAAGCATATTGCCATTGACTGTGTCGTGTGCCATGACCCGCATACTGGCGTCATTCAATTGCGTGAGGCTGGGGAGCAGACCACCCGTACCCAATGCGAAAACTGCCACTTCAAGCAGGACAAATATCAAAAGCATACGATGGATATCGCGTGTATTGAATGTCACATGCCCAAGATCGGCAAGAACGCCCAGGGTAATCTCGACACCTTCACTGGCGATATCCGCACCCACCTGATGGCAATCGACCCCGAGCAGATCGGGCAGTTCTACACTGTCAAGGAAGGTGATGTGGAGAAGACCTACTCACTTTCACAAGTGGGTCTGGATTATGCCTGCCGCCATTGTCACAACGGTACCTTTGCCCTGACCGATGAAGAGCTCATCGAACGCGCCAAAGGCTACCACACCCCCGAAGAGTAGGAATCGGTCTCAAGTCGGCGCCGAGGCGTCCCGGAACCGATGAAAGACAGAAGCCCCGGAGCAAACCTCCGGGGCTTCCCATTTAATCTTCCCTGCCCATGCGATCAAACAGATGATGCTCGTAAGCGTATGCCGCCAGTTCAATGCGGTTGTTCATGTGTAGCTTTTTGAACATGTTGCTGACATAATTTCCCACGGTTTTTTCGCTCAGGTTCAAGAGCGCGGCGATTTCAGAATTTGTCTTTCCCTTGGCAAGGTGGATCAAAACCTCCATTTCCCGGTCGGAGAGATCGCGAAAGGCATCCTCGTCAGCTTTCCGTTCGGCCTCGCGGACACGCGACAATAGACGCGCCGTCGTAGCAGGATCCAGCAGCGCCTCGCCCCTCGCCGCTGCCTGGATCGCCCTCAACAATTCATCATTCCCGACCTGCTTAAGGACATATCCCACTGCGCCTGCACGGATGGCGCGTACGACCAGTTCGTCATCTGCAAAGGACGTAAGCATGACCACCTTGCAGGATGGAGTGTTTCTTGTGATCTGCGCGGCGGCTTCGATACCGCCTTCTCCGGGCAGGCGGATATCCATCAGCACCACATCCGGCTGGAGCTTTTCAGCCATTTTGACGCCTTCGCCTGCTGTACTGGCTTCGCCGATTACCTCCATATCGGGTTGGTCGTTTAGCAGGGTCATTAATCCCAAACGGACAATGTCATGGTCGTCTACAAGGAGAATGCGAATCTTGGTCATGGGTTATGGATCCATCCATGGGAGGGCGAGGGTTACGATCGTGCCGTTATTATTTTCGAAAGTCAAATTGCCATTCAACAGGCGTGTTCGGTCATGCATGTTACGTAAGCCGTAACCGGTTTTTTGTTCGGAGGAAAATCCGACACCGTCATCCCTGATAACAATGTTAA of Anaerolineales bacterium contains these proteins:
- a CDS encoding lysylphosphatidylglycerol synthase transmembrane domain-containing protein — protein: MKKFIVVVILFLGIAVVALSLSELETLLETLQRASLRFFFLAILVQFLWFYTSGRMYQSIFHLLGVHESILTLSRIAVAANFVNVVAPTAGVGGVALFASEARRRGHPAGKATVAAALFLLLDQAAFLVVLALGLIVLFRRNDLDAGEISASLFLFCIALVYAFVLYLGYRSERRLGNLLAKVARAINRVVKFFRKKEYLSEVRAYAFAHEVADGFSGLTEKPSSLMRPILWGIFNKTLLMLILSFCFLSFRVPFSAGTIIAGFSIAYLFLIVSPTPSGIGIVEGVMPLALASLRVNWSQAVVITLTYRAVTFWIPLMVGAWAFRSLHTEASLPQKSTS
- a CDS encoding DEAD/DEAH box helicase; amino-acid sequence: MNTLQPLFDFWKQDADTAPNFAAWRTTPPRAAQTQPFPTDLPAPLRGTLSSRNIHSLYSHQFSAWAYVHANKNIILASGTASGKTLAYNLPVLAEMLQNPEARALYLFPTKALAQDQLSTLQNLTPDTWNLTHAIYDGDTPQSQRPTIRKTARIILSNPDMLHTGILPHHANWGDFFSHLRFIVIDEAHTYRGVFGSHVANVIRRLKRVANFYGAKPQFILASATIGNPKELAEALIEESVELVEDDGSSRGERHFIIYNPPVTDAALGLRKSSLLESVRLASDLFSRDIQSVVFARTRRTVEILLTYLQEFPSPSGRRAGGDGKIRGYRSGYLPHQRREIEQGLRDGSVKTVVATNALELGIDIGGLGAAILVGYPGTIASARQQAGRAGRGDDPAVSVLVASPNPLDQFLAHHPEYFFGRSPEQALVNPNHLLILLEHLRCAMFELPFQQGEGFGSLSWELIEAYLQFLLSNNEAHFSNEKYYWMQDAYPAANISLRSASPKSVVLQATADDGRPTTIGTVDGESAAWMVHPGAIYMHEGQQYFVQDLNLENHIAQLIPVGLDYYTESQQRSEIQVLNETAQAAVPGGGIGYGEIQVTTQVVGFKKLRWFTYENLGEELLDMPPSELQTTGYWLTLSEETLLHLREAGAWTNDPNDYGPNWQKVRATVRKRDQFKCQVCGAVESTRDHDVHHKTPFRTFTSIVEANRLENLTTLCRTCHQKVEQNVRMRSGLGGLGFVLGNLAPLFLMCDAGDLGVYSEPAWSAVDGKPSIVLYDLVPAGIGFSQKLFEIHDELMQRAFELVSHCECEDGCPSCAGPGGENGMGGKIETLAILKELIGAG
- the chrA gene encoding chromate efflux transporter, with the protein product MKPALEVLTAFLKLGFTAFGGPAAHIGMFRDEFVRRRKWLADEEFLDLLAATNLIPGPNSTEMAIHIGYLRAGWAGMIAGGMGFTLPAMFIVLACAWLYVEYGSMPQAAGLLDGVKPVVIAVILQALFELGRKALKSGGSIALAIACIALYFSGVNEILLLFAGGLIVMLIKNWNRLRGGTISVVLPLLLTPMLAPVSFSMSTLFLIFLKIGAVLYGSGYVLVAFLRADFVERLGWLTEQQLIDAIAVGQITPGPLFTSATFIGYLLGGVPAALIATLGIFLPSYIFVAISSPIIPKLRHSPWAGALLDGVIVASLSLMAAVTFQLGQASLVELPSVILFVLSAALMIRFKVSSTWLIIGGALIGLLFM
- a CDS encoding MFS transporter produces the protein MTHRKDIILLFATRIIRMFFYGSLAVILVLYLIEAGLSEKQVGLLFTLTLIGDAGISLWLTTHADRFGRKRTLLIGALLMLGAGLVFVLTKNLFILTFAAIIGVISPNDKEIGPFLAVEQAGLTQLVSDRSRTRLFAWYNLGGSFSSAFGALGSGWLAQYFLSNGWTAFESYRFILIGYALGGFILAIMFLSISPAIEAAQTQNHDKKVLGLHRSRNVVFKLSALFSLDAFAGGLIIQSFMAYWFHAKFGVDTGVLGSIFFGANILAGVSALLAVKLAEKIGLINTMVFTHIPSNILLMLVPLMPTLPLAIGVLLLRFSISQMDVPTRQSYTVAVVAPDERSAAAGVTAIARSVGSALSPSLTGLFFSIPFLFSAPFFFSGGMKIVYDLLLFREFRSVKPPEETHG
- a CDS encoding cytochrome c3 family protein, with the translated sequence MSKKTILILASGVLLLALALAGCAGPVGPQGPQGDPGPAGPPGPAVGAMGAEYVGSAACSECHQELYDTFMMSGHPWKLNKVVDGKQPDYPFAAERGEIPLPEGYTWDDISYVIGGYNWKVRFMDQDGYIITSPKGEAPDAEAHKDYLNQWNYANKDVGKDGGWVLYNSGKKKVYDCGTCHTTGYSAWPPDAHQDDLEGIVGTWAEPGIQCEACHGPGSQHAEEPHGFALQVERSSALCGECHDRGAQEFVDAKGGFIEHHEQYEELFQSKHIAIDCVVCHDPHTGVIQLREAGEQTTRTQCENCHFKQDKYQKHTMDIACIECHMPKIGKNAQGNLDTFTGDIRTHLMAIDPEQIGQFYTVKEGDVEKTYSLSQVGLDYACRHCHNGTFALTDEELIERAKGYHTPEE
- a CDS encoding response regulator transcription factor — encoded protein: MTKIRILLVDDHDIVRLGLMTLLNDQPDMEVIGEASTAGEGVKMAEKLQPDVVLMDIRLPGEGGIEAAAQITRNTPSCKVVMLTSFADDELVVRAIRAGAVGYVLKQVGNDELLRAIQAAARGEALLDPATTARLLSRVREAERKADEDAFRDLSDREMEVLIHLAKGKTNSEIAALLNLSEKTVGNYVSNMFKKLHMNNRIELAAYAYEHHLFDRMGRED